In one window of Brassica rapa cultivar Chiifu-401-42 chromosome A07, CAAS_Brap_v3.01, whole genome shotgun sequence DNA:
- the LOC117126545 gene encoding uncharacterized protein LOC117126545, with translation MMFGLQRKSSKEKSPQQTISQSSFKYSLNNFDEFVSVQDRPNRRCNEPFKSSQGEANPKRRFLQFDVQEICDNFEKGMMKALKDISKNQKKSTSKRAPVAEPSLFVSKKSKELTILQPEHPSSLVFSPRVLEDLDLPHQRPCLDTRISFGEDIDPIFDEEDEPGPVFNEEATNITSIVMESHLCFDPGTTHTPLSFELQAHCE, from the exons atgatgtttggtcttcaaaggaaaagtagtaaggagaaatccccacaacaaactatctctcaatcttcatttaaatattctttgaataattttgatgagtttgttagtgtgcagGATAGGCCAAACAGGAGGTGCAATGAACCTTTCAAGTCGTCCCAAGGTGAAGCTAATCCAAAGAGGCGATtccttcagtttgatgtccaagagaTATGTGACAATTTTGAGAAGGGAATGATGAAAGCCCTCAAGGACATCAGCAAGAaccaaaagaagagcacatccaaacgtgcacctgtagctgagccatccttattcgtcagcaagaaatccaaag AACTAAccattttgcaaccggagcatccgagtagtcttgttttctCTCCACGGGTTTTAGAGGATCTAGATTTACCACATCAAAgaccatgtcttgacactaggatatCTTTTGGTGAAGATATagatcctatctttgatgaggaggacgaacctgGTCCAGTCTTTAATGAAGAAGCAACCAACATCACATCCATCgttatggagagccatctttgctttgatcccGGCACAACTCATACCCCTTTGTCTTTTGAACTTCAAGCGCACTGTGAGTAA